A single Macrobrachium nipponense isolate FS-2020 chromosome 5, ASM1510439v2, whole genome shotgun sequence DNA region contains:
- the LOC135215174 gene encoding uncharacterized protein LOC135215174 → MERNSMLYENVPDRRTDELLGILKTLDGSAIFCDSVLCRRASRVVCAANQIKMAAPERSIRQGKALRIPIIVRDENLSLVREEFSFVNTNCLFYIIDSRPQKPGMDVKLLPNRHSSDRLSRRFVPESARDDSSVPTDADGCPCAEFVRLVGKNSKYATVLVVVLGCALLTVTVAFVIVIVHWSSAGESVRDDGQLGDVIKINDTTRDDATERNNLTEIAKVEKRGPDIQPTAPSLRQLYEKQQKELTLPKLACGLSYASKLVAEIFEQNDDLINWMDLTQQVALAKCPSEAFCPALHECAPNRFVRKTVAVRIIANDSDVEEQQLFASWEVEEAASCSCQPVSFVEYVTEDDVTDDAFERENRTRRDVSLQDHNSTNNLRSSYFCLVLLLVLVLLC, encoded by the exons ATGGAGAGAAACTCCATGCTCTACGAAAACGTCCCAGACAGACGAACGGACGAGTTACTGGGAATTTTGAAGACGTTGGACGGAAGTGCGATCTTCTGCGATTCCGTCCTGTGCAGGCGCGCAAGCAGGGTGGTCTGCGCGGCAAACCAGATCAAAATGGCTGCCCCTGAGAGGTCAATCAGGCAGGGCAAAGCCCTGCGAATTCCCATCATCGTCCGCGACGAAAACCTTTCGCTCGTGCGGGAGGAATTCTCCTTCGTCAACACCAATTGCCTCTTCTACATCATCGACTCAAGGCCGCAGAAACCTGGGATGGACGTGAAACTGTTGCCCAATCGACACTCGTCTGACAGATTAAGCAGGAGGTTCGTGCCAGAAAGTGCCAGAGACGACAGCAGTGTGCCAACTGATGCGGACGGCTGCCCGTGCGCCGAGTTCGTGAGGCTGGTGGGGAAGAATTCGAAGTATGCCACCGTCTTGGTCGTGGTGCTTGGCTGCGCGCTGCTGACGGTGACAGTTGCCTTCGTTATAGTCATAGTGCATTGGTCATCAGCTGGGGAAAGCGTCAGGGACGATGGGCAGCTCGGGGACGTCATCAAAATCAACGACACTACTCGCGACGACGCGACGGAACGTAATAACTTGACGGAAATCGCCAAAGTTGAGAAACGAGGTCCCGACATACAACCGACGGCGCCGTCACTGCGGCAATTGTACGAGAAACAGCAGAAAGAACTAACTTTACCGAAATTAGCCTGTGGCCTCTCGTACGCCAGCAAATTAGTGGCCGAAATATTCGAGCAGAACGACGACTTGATCAACTGGATGGACCTGACTCAACAGGTAGCCTTGGCGAAGTGTCCCAGCGAGGCCTTTTGCCCGGCGCTCCACGAATGCGCTCCGAATCGATTCGTTCGGAAGACCGTGGCCGTTCGTATTATTGCCAACGATTCCGACGTAGAGGAGCAGCAGCTGTTCGCATCTTGGGAGGTAGAAGAAGCTGCGTCTTGCTCGTGTCAGCCTGTCAGCTTCGTGGAATATGTGACAGAAG ATGATGTCACCGACGACGCATTTGAGCGGGAAAACAGAACCAGGAGAGACGTCAGCCTTCAGGATCATAACTCCACAAATAACCTCAGATCTTCTTACTTCTGCTTGGTTCTCCTTCTGGTCCTCGTTCTGTTGTGCTGA